The following are from one region of the Amedibacterium intestinale genome:
- the ssb gene encoding single-stranded DNA-binding protein, whose translation MINRVVLVGRLTKDPVLRKTGSGASVVSFTVACDRRIKTEGQPTADFINCVCWNKVADNTAQYTHKGSLVGVEGRIQTRSYDDQMGKRVYVTEVVADTVQFLEPKSASSNMTANVYTPDYEPMNQGYQPDMSAQQSYSSDFASSDTLDIASDDLPF comes from the coding sequence ATGATCAATCGTGTAGTATTGGTAGGACGTCTGACAAAAGATCCTGTACTTCGTAAAACAGGTTCTGGTGCCAGTGTAGTGTCTTTTACTGTTGCGTGTGATCGCAGAATTAAAACAGAAGGACAGCCGACAGCGGATTTTATCAACTGCGTATGCTGGAATAAAGTTGCGGATAATACTGCACAATATACACATAAAGGTTCTTTGGTTGGTGTGGAAGGAAGAATCCAGACACGCAGTTATGATGATCAAATGGGCAAACGTGTGTATGTGACAGAAGTAGTTGCTGATACGGTTCAGTTCTTAGAACCAAAAAGCGCTTCTAGCAATATGACAGCAAATGTCTACACGCCAGATTATGAGCCGATGAATCAGGGTTATCAGCCGGATATGAGTGCTCAGCAGTCCTACTCCAGTGATTTTGCGTCAAGTGATACACTTGATATTGCAAGTGATGATTTACCATTTTAA